The proteins below are encoded in one region of Triticum aestivum cultivar Chinese Spring chromosome 1B, IWGSC CS RefSeq v2.1, whole genome shotgun sequence:
- the LOC123137264 gene encoding BTB/POZ and MATH domain-containing protein 1 has protein sequence MSSPIACVGEPLRSASAIVATSARGYHTLKIDGYRCTKATPAGEFLQSSQFFVGGHCWRIYYYPNGKDSETVDYISFYLKLDEIVTEDVKTMFTINFAKVLGKRLSWPSASTTGYVFGGKQMWGYPNFIKRENLEKSEHLKDDSFTIRCDVVVVHDICTKQTSTPKFVFVPPPELNQHLGDLLKTEKGADVVFEVGGEMIPAHRCVLASRSPVFSAELFGVMKEGDTASVIHIDDLEAQVFKELLYVAYTDSLREAKEEEEDIMCQHLLIAADRYNMERLKLICEEKLCKYIDAGSVPTILALAKQYHCNGLKKACFDFLSCPAHRRAVVATDGFKNLCKSFHSLVMELIAMPSPP, from the coding sequence ATGTCTTCCCCCATCGCTTGtgtcggtgagccattgagatccGCCTCTGCCATCGTCGCCACCTCGGCGAGAGGATATCATACCCTCAAGATCGACGGTTACCGGTGCACCAAGGCGACCCCCGCGGGTGAGTTCCTCCAATCCAGTCAGTTCTTCGTCGGCGGCCATTGCTGGCGCATCTACTATTACCCCAATGGCAAGGACTCCGAAACAGTGGATTATATTTCCTTTTACCTCAAACTCGATGAAATTGTAACCGAGGATGTGAAGACAATGTTCACTATTAATTTCGCCAAGGTGCTTGGGAAGCGACTGTCATGGCCGTCGGCATCCACAACTGGATATGTTTTTGGTGGTAAGCAAATGTGGGGATATCCAAACTTCATCAAGAGGGAGAATTTGGAGAAGTCGGAGCATCTCAAGGATGATTCTTTCACAATCAGGTGTGACGTTGTCGTCGTCCATGACATCTGCACCAAACAGACCAGCACTCCAAAGTTTGTCTTTGTGCCCCCACCGGAGCTGAATCAGCACCTCGGTGATCTCCTCAAGACCGAGAAGGGCGCTGACGTTGTGTTTGAGGTAGGCGGTGAGATGATTCCTGCACACCGGTGTGTGCTCGCGTCGCGATCTCCAGTCTTCAGCGCGGAGCTCTTTGGTGTGATGAAGGAGGGCGACACAGCCAGTGTCATACACATAGATGACTTGGAGGCACAGGTGTTCAAGGAGTTGCTCTACGTTGCCTACACTGACTCATTGCGAGaggcaaaagaagaagaggaagatatcATGTGCCAGCATCTGCTCATTGCGGCGGACAGGTATAACATGGAGAGGCTAAAGCTGATTTGTGAGGAAAAATTATGCAAGTACATTGATGCAGGCTCTGTTCCGACCATTCTAGCACTTGCTAAGCAGTACCACTGCAATGGGTTGAAGAAGGCATGCTTTGATTTTCTCAGCTGCCCGGCACATCGGAGGGCAGTCGTGGCCACTGACGGCTTCAAGAATTTGTGCAAGAGCTTCCATTCTCTTGTGATGGAGCTGATTGCCATGCCCTCGCCACCTTAG